GTCGGTCCGTCATCTTGAAAGTGGGATGAAAGCGGGTCACATGCCATGGTATATCAGGGCTGACTGATTTGATAAACCCTGCAATCTGCTGTAGCTCTTCGTCTGAGTCATTCCACCCCGGGATCAAAAGGGTGGTGATCTCCACCCAGACGCCGAGTTCTTTCATTAATACGATCGTATCGAGGACCGGCTGAAGTCTTGCTCCGCAGACTTCTTTGTAAAACTTGTCGCTGAATGCCTTCAGATCGATATTGTTGGCATCCAGGTAGGGGGCGAGTTGTTTTGTCGCCTCAGGTCCGGTGTAACCGTTGCTGACAAAGATATTCTTTAACCCCTGCTCGTGGGCAAGCATGGCGGTGTCAAAGGCGAATTCGTAAAAAATCGTTGGCTCCACGTAGGTGTAGCTGATGCTTGCACAACCGGTCGCCCTCGCTTGCGTAACAACTTCTTCCGGGGTTCTTGCTCTTCCGGCAACATCGCCCCCGTGGATCTTCGTAAATTGGGAGATCTCATAATTCTGGCAATGCTGGCAGCGGAAGTTGCAACCGACGGTTGCTATTGAATAGGAGAGTGAGCCGGGCAGAAGATGGAAGAGCGGCTTTTTTTCAATGGGGTCGATGTTTTCGCTCACCAGCCTGCCGTAGACCAGGCTGTACAGCACTCCGTTCTCGTTTCCCCTGACGTTACAGATACCACGGCGACCTTCTTTAATCAGGCAGTTATGGGCGCAGAGTCTGCAGCGGACGGTTCGGCTGTTTTCATCAGGTGTCTGGTAGAACA
This genomic interval from Pseudomonadota bacterium contains the following:
- the amrS gene encoding AmmeMemoRadiSam system radical SAM enzyme; the encoded protein is MHEALFYQTPDENSRTVRCRLCAHNCLIKEGRRGICNVRGNENGVLYSLVYGRLVSENIDPIEKKPLFHLLPGSLSYSIATVGCNFRCQHCQNYEISQFTKIHGGDVAGRARTPEEVVTQARATGCASISYTYVEPTIFYEFAFDTAMLAHEQGLKNIFVSNGYTGPEATKQLAPYLDANNIDLKAFSDKFYKEVCGARLQPVLDTIVLMKELGVWVEITTLLIPGWNDSDEELQQIAGFIKSVSPDIPWHVTRFHPTFKMTDRPATPVETVRKARDIGLAEGLRHVYVGNIPGESGENTNCTSCGKTLITRHGFNTNAGGMHENSCASCGTLLPGIFS